In Leptospira montravelensis, the DNA window ACCCCAGTTTTGATAAGTGATATTAGGTTCTTCGTCAGTAAGGACTTTGATTCTTTCCCAAACCGTCATACGGTTTTTGGAGTGTTGGACGCGAATTCTATCTTCGCCACCTCCAAGGAAGGGTTTCTCTATGAGTTCCTTTCCTAGTTTGAGAGCATCATCATAAATTCCGGTTTGTGTTTCCGGAGCCTTGGATTCTTTGAACGGGTTGTTTAGGGAATACTGCTTGGTTTCCATAAGTTTTTTCCAATGTTTTGTTTAGGATCACTTAGAAAAGTGATTTTTACTTCAGAGCAGAGCTCAGATCAGGATAAATTGTGAATAGCTGCTGCATTCCAATGATATCGAATACTTTTTCTACCGCTGGTTGTAAACCACAGATAGAAATGCTTATTTTTTGTTCTTGGCAATGACGGAGTGTTGTGACAAGTAATCGAAGTCCGGCAGAAGAGATAAAAGGCACATCACTTAAATTGAAAACAACAGGTTTCCCAGCGGCACTCACTAGGCCAATTAAGTCTTTTTCAATTTTGTGTGTGTTGTGGACATCCAAATTGCCTTGGACATGTACAACCACTTTGTCCCCAACCACTTCCGAATGGATTCCAATTTTATCTTCGTTCATACAATAGTTTTCTCCAAATAGGTTATGTTTTGTTTCCCGTTGAAGTCGTAGGACACCTTGTCCATCAGAGTCTCCATTAGATATACGCCAAATCCACCCTTCCGTTCGCCCTTTAAATTGGCCTCTACAGAAGGTTTAGGAACTTTTTTTCTGTCAAAAGGTTTGCCTTCGTCAATTAATACAACTTTAAGATTGTCGCCAATCAGTTCCAATCTACATTCAAAACTAGGGTGGCTTAGCTCCGTATCCTTATAACTATGCATGACTATATTGGTTGCGGCTTCATCCAAAGATATCAGAATATCGTCGAATGCAAAGGGTTTTGTGATTTTCCCTTCTAAATGTTCAGAAATAAAATCACGTAAGTGGGGAATTTCGTCTGGATGAGCAGAAAACACTTTTGATATCTCAAAACTTGTTACTTCTGCAAATTTTAGGATCATAACCGTAAAATCATCATACTGGTCTTCTGACCGAGA includes these proteins:
- a CDS encoding STAS domain-containing protein; the encoded protein is MNEDKIGIHSEVVGDKVVVHVQGNLDVHNTHKIEKDLIGLVSAAGKPVVFNLSDVPFISSAGLRLLVTTLRHCQEQKISISICGLQPAVEKVFDIIGMQQLFTIYPDLSSALK